The following are encoded in a window of Tessaracoccus flavescens genomic DNA:
- a CDS encoding GNAT family N-acetyltransferase produces the protein MPDLRPPTPDDAGAWFDFLIAQQAIAYAGIVPDDFIERQQAERADWLKGLELKFSAPGTARRLVAESEGRLVGVASVVDGPADWEVSLGYVPSPAPRELSRLYVAPEFHGTGLAAELFDRLDDGTDLYLWLIDGNERAHRFYRSRGFVDLAENFQAGDSWGNIGMHRMARLANG, from the coding sequence GTGCCCGATCTCCGCCCACCCACGCCCGACGACGCAGGCGCCTGGTTCGACTTCCTCATCGCCCAGCAGGCGATCGCCTATGCCGGGATCGTCCCGGACGACTTCATCGAGCGCCAGCAGGCAGAGCGGGCCGACTGGTTGAAGGGCCTCGAGCTGAAGTTCTCGGCTCCGGGGACGGCCCGCCGCCTGGTCGCCGAGTCGGAGGGCCGCCTCGTCGGCGTCGCGTCGGTCGTCGACGGCCCTGCGGACTGGGAGGTCTCGCTCGGCTACGTCCCCTCGCCGGCGCCAAGAGAGTTGAGCCGGCTGTACGTCGCGCCCGAGTTCCACGGGACGGGACTCGCGGCGGAACTCTTCGACCGACTCGACGACGGGACCGACCTCTACCTGTGGCTGATCGACGGCAACGAGCGCGCGCACCGGTTCTACCGCAGTCGTGGCTTCGTCGACCTCGCCGAGAACTTCCAGGCCGGAGACAGTTGGGGCAACATCGGCATGCACCGCATGGCGAGGCTCGCGAACGGCTGA
- a CDS encoding copper homeostasis protein CutC produces the protein MSLLEVIALHAADAERAEAGGADRVELLGTMDDDGLSPEPRVVDKVRRATSIQIRPMVRLRAGFSTDGGEVTRLRGLISSYFDAGADGVVLGFLNGANRIDREVVGELVGDGSFPWTFHRAIDHCLDLDRAWRDVVTLPGITQVLTAGSARGVEQGLDDLVSRAKADPTIARLIMAGGGLAPEHVPWLIRAGVRAFHIGSPARPGRSFKAYVDAELVASWRDLIDDEIAHVRHPD, from the coding sequence ATGAGTCTGCTTGAGGTGATCGCGCTCCATGCCGCCGACGCCGAGCGCGCCGAGGCGGGAGGCGCCGACCGGGTGGAACTGCTCGGGACGATGGACGACGACGGGCTCTCGCCCGAGCCGCGCGTCGTCGACAAGGTTCGCCGCGCGACGTCGATCCAGATCCGGCCGATGGTCAGGCTCCGCGCCGGGTTCTCCACCGACGGCGGCGAGGTGACGCGGCTGCGCGGGCTGATCTCGTCGTACTTCGACGCGGGCGCCGACGGTGTCGTTCTCGGCTTCCTGAACGGGGCGAACCGGATCGACCGTGAGGTCGTCGGCGAACTCGTCGGCGACGGGTCGTTCCCGTGGACGTTCCACCGGGCCATCGACCACTGCCTCGACCTCGACCGCGCCTGGCGCGACGTCGTGACGCTGCCCGGGATCACCCAGGTGCTGACCGCAGGATCGGCCCGCGGGGTCGAGCAGGGCCTCGATGACCTCGTCTCGCGCGCCAAGGCCGACCCGACGATCGCGCGCCTGATCATGGCGGGCGGCGGCCTCGCCCCCGAGCACGTGCCGTGGCTGATCCGGGCCGGCGTGCGAGCCTTCCATATCGGCTCTCCCGCGCGCCCGGGCCGCTCGTTCAAGGCTTATGTCGACGCCGAGCTGGTCGCGAGCTGGCGAGATCTCATCGACGACGAGATCGCCCATGTCCGACACCCCGACTGA
- a CDS encoding NUDIX hydrolase has product MSDTPTERPVKRRSGARVIVMAGHEVLLQGDTDPGLPGSRFWQVPGGGIDPGESAGQAAARELLEETGLRVEPEDLIGPVARRRVCHGYSDRVLIQDETFFLLRTPRFEPIHLALTEAERRRRVETAWFDLDALPEQVWPGELATLVAWDGGGAVDLGDVEESTVPVRS; this is encoded by the coding sequence ATGTCCGACACCCCGACTGAGCGCCCCGTCAAGCGCCGCAGCGGTGCCCGCGTCATCGTCATGGCCGGACACGAGGTGCTGCTCCAAGGCGACACCGATCCCGGGCTGCCGGGCTCCCGCTTCTGGCAGGTGCCGGGCGGCGGGATCGACCCTGGAGAGTCGGCAGGCCAGGCGGCCGCCCGCGAACTGCTGGAGGAGACCGGACTGCGGGTCGAGCCGGAGGACCTGATCGGGCCGGTGGCCCGGCGCCGGGTCTGTCACGGCTACTCGGACCGGGTGCTGATTCAGGACGAGACGTTCTTCCTCCTCCGCACCCCGCGCTTCGAGCCGATCCATCTCGCGCTCACCGAGGCAGAGCGGCGACGCCGGGTCGAGACGGCCTGGTTCGACCTCGACGCGCTTCCCGAGCAGGTGTGGCCAGGTGAGCTCGCCACCCTTGTCGCGTGGGACGGCGGCGGCGCGGTCGACCTCGGCGACGTGGAGGAGTCGACGGTTCCTGTCAGATCGTGA
- the nagB gene encoding glucosamine-6-phosphate deaminase, with the protein MEIVICKDPQDVGKVAADRVISYLEGLPTPVIGLATGSSPLALYEELARRVEAGTFDFSHGLGFALDEYVGIPRSHAESYHSVITRTVVEPLRMDPARVRVPDGLASDLQAAADEYDEAIELAGGVDVQILGIGSNGHIGFNEPFSSFSSRTRVKTLTPETREDNARFFDSIEQVPTHCVTQGLGTIMDSRVAVLVASGERKAEAVAAMVEGPVAARFPASILQFHPRAIVIVDEAAASKLEHIDYFRHVQEQVEAGGYPAD; encoded by the coding sequence ATGGAAATTGTCATCTGCAAGGACCCGCAGGATGTGGGGAAGGTTGCCGCTGATCGGGTGATCTCCTACCTCGAAGGGCTTCCGACGCCGGTGATCGGCCTCGCGACGGGCAGTTCCCCCCTCGCGCTGTACGAGGAGCTGGCGCGTCGCGTCGAGGCGGGCACCTTCGACTTCTCCCACGGCCTCGGCTTCGCGCTCGACGAGTACGTCGGCATCCCGCGCTCGCACGCCGAGAGCTACCACTCCGTGATCACCCGTACGGTCGTCGAGCCCCTCCGCATGGATCCCGCCCGCGTGCGCGTTCCGGACGGCCTCGCCTCCGACCTGCAGGCCGCAGCCGACGAGTACGACGAGGCCATCGAACTGGCCGGCGGCGTCGACGTCCAGATCCTCGGCATCGGCTCGAACGGGCACATCGGCTTCAACGAGCCCTTCTCGTCCTTCTCCTCCCGCACCCGGGTCAAGACCCTTACGCCCGAGACCCGCGAGGACAACGCGCGGTTCTTCGACTCGATCGAGCAGGTTCCCACGCACTGCGTCACCCAGGGACTCGGCACGATCATGGACTCCCGCGTCGCCGTGCTCGTCGCCTCGGGGGAGCGAAAGGCCGAGGCCGTCGCCGCCATGGTCGAGGGCCCGGTCGCGGCCCGCTTCCCCGCGTCGATCCTCCAGTTCCACCCCCGCGCGATCGTGATCGTCGACGAGGCAGCCGCCTCGAAGCTCGAGCACATCGACTACTTCCGCCACGTGCAGGAGCAGGTGGAGGCGGGCGGCTACCCGGCCGACTGA
- a CDS encoding cold-shock protein codes for MPTGKVRFFDAEKGFGFITKDDGGDVYVRSNALPEGVTALKPGQRVEFGVIEGRKGEQALSLHVLETPPSLSKAQRRKPEDMAVLMEDLIKMLDGLSNGYRHRRHPDSRQAAKVAQVLRRVADELEL; via the coding sequence GTGCCTACCGGTAAAGTGCGGTTCTTCGACGCCGAGAAGGGCTTTGGTTTCATCACCAAGGACGACGGCGGTGACGTCTACGTGCGCTCGAACGCGCTTCCCGAAGGGGTCACGGCGCTGAAGCCCGGGCAGCGCGTCGAGTTCGGTGTGATCGAGGGGCGTAAGGGCGAGCAGGCGTTGAGCCTGCATGTGCTCGAGACCCCGCCGTCGCTCTCCAAGGCCCAGCGCCGCAAGCCCGAGGACATGGCAGTGCTGATGGAGGATCTGATCAAGATGCTCGACGGCCTCTCGAACGGGTACCGGCACCGCCGTCACCCCGACAGCAGGCAGGCTGCAAAGGTGGCGCAGGTGCTGCGCCGCGTCGCCGACGAACTGGAGCTGTAG
- a CDS encoding DUF3027 domain-containing protein yields MAKPKLDAATAEAVDLACAAAVETGGADAVGDHKAALVEEGDRIVTHIFECLLPGYADWHWAVTLVRAARAKTPTVNEVVLLPGAAALLAPAWVPWEERIGAGDIGPGMLMATPDNDPRLEPGFAATDLPVDADNADWVQLRSTVAELGLGRARVLSRYGRDEAAQRWLAGPPGPNNEASQEAPGPCATCGYFVALQGSLGTLFGACTNQYSPFDGRVVSLDHGCGGHSDVVAEQRAKELPAPVFDTIGVDETLFD; encoded by the coding sequence ATGGCAAAGCCTAAGCTGGACGCCGCGACCGCCGAGGCGGTCGATCTGGCGTGCGCTGCCGCGGTCGAGACCGGGGGAGCAGACGCCGTCGGCGACCACAAGGCTGCGCTCGTGGAGGAGGGTGACCGGATCGTCACCCACATCTTCGAGTGCCTCCTGCCGGGCTATGCCGACTGGCACTGGGCGGTCACGCTGGTGCGCGCCGCGCGGGCCAAGACGCCGACGGTCAACGAGGTCGTCCTGCTTCCCGGAGCCGCGGCGCTGCTCGCCCCGGCCTGGGTGCCGTGGGAGGAGCGCATCGGCGCCGGCGACATCGGCCCCGGGATGCTGATGGCCACGCCCGACAACGATCCGCGCCTCGAGCCCGGTTTCGCAGCGACCGACCTGCCCGTCGACGCCGACAACGCCGACTGGGTCCAGCTGCGCAGCACCGTTGCGGAGCTCGGTCTCGGCCGCGCCCGGGTGCTGAGCCGCTACGGGCGCGACGAGGCGGCTCAGCGTTGGCTCGCCGGGCCTCCGGGGCCGAACAACGAGGCTTCGCAGGAGGCGCCCGGCCCCTGCGCCACCTGCGGCTACTTCGTCGCCCTGCAGGGATCGCTCGGCACCCTCTTCGGGGCCTGCACGAACCAGTACTCGCCCTTCGACGGCCGCGTCGTCTCGCTCGACCACGGCTGCGGCGGCCACTCCGATGTCGTCGCCGAGCAGCGGGCGAAGGAACTGCCCGCCCCGGTGTTCGACACCATCGGCGTCGACGAGACCCTCTTCGACTGA
- a CDS encoding lipoprotein LpqH: MNRVKATLLVGPAVLALALSGCSGAGGAPDPVGQGTGAANTSQPQAAAPPTEVSTPAPEGGAAVRLGDTEEAITTVGCTEINDTWTVSGSNEGGAKAAVTTSQDRQTVIEASVVLADGKIGTMKEGEGTATIGWEGETFTVSGTGTFLDLGSGKTESTEQIGFLITGTCAA; encoded by the coding sequence ATGAACCGCGTGAAGGCGACACTCCTCGTCGGACCGGCTGTGCTGGCCCTCGCCCTCTCCGGCTGCTCCGGCGCCGGCGGAGCCCCGGACCCGGTCGGCCAGGGCACCGGCGCGGCCAACACCTCCCAGCCCCAGGCCGCAGCTCCCCCGACGGAGGTGTCCACCCCGGCCCCCGAGGGCGGCGCTGCCGTGCGCCTCGGCGACACCGAAGAGGCGATCACAACCGTGGGGTGTACCGAGATCAACGACACGTGGACCGTCAGCGGAAGCAACGAGGGCGGCGCGAAGGCCGCGGTGACCACCTCCCAGGACAGGCAGACGGTGATCGAGGCCAGCGTGGTGCTCGCCGACGGAAAGATCGGCACCATGAAGGAGGGCGAGGGCACGGCCACCATCGGGTGGGAGGGCGAGACCTTCACCGTGAGCGGCACCGGAACGTTCCTCGACCTCGGCTCCGGCAAGACCGAGAGCACCGAGCAGATCGGCTTCCTGATCACCGGCACCTGCGCCGCCTGA
- a CDS encoding NCS2 family permease, translated as MDRFFDITKRRSTVGREVRGGLVTFFAMAYIIALNPLIIGTAPDKNFNLISGAPMFLDEAHTQVDPVAIGVSIGMVAAATALIAGVMTILMGVIGRFPLGIASGLGLNALVAFTLAPQMTWPQAMGLVVWEGIIIAILVLTGFRTAVFKAVPKPLRTAISVGIGLFIAFVGLVNAGVVRPGAGTPVELGVQGKLMGWPILVFFIGILVLITLHVLKVKGAMLISIITATVAAIIIEAITHVGGQTPDGTNPLGWALNTPALGSFSWPDLSLIGRVDLFGAFFVDGKFAVGHFIALVVLVFSLLLADFFDTMGTVVAVGSEGDLLDADGLPPRTTEILLVDSLGAAAGGLGSVSSTTAYVESTAGVGEGARTGLASVVTGAAFLLAVLLAPLVNMVPFEAASPVLVFVGFLMMISQVVDVDWNKPEIGIPAFLTIILMPFAYSITVGIGAGFLAYVFIRLIKGEGRKIHVLMYVVAALFVIYFLQGVILSAVGG; from the coding sequence CTGGACCGCTTCTTCGACATCACCAAGCGCCGCTCGACCGTCGGGCGTGAGGTCCGTGGTGGTCTCGTCACGTTCTTCGCGATGGCCTACATCATCGCCCTGAACCCGCTCATTATCGGCACCGCGCCCGACAAGAACTTCAACCTGATCTCCGGCGCGCCCATGTTCCTCGACGAGGCGCACACACAGGTCGACCCGGTCGCCATCGGCGTGTCCATCGGCATGGTCGCCGCGGCGACGGCGCTGATCGCCGGCGTCATGACCATCCTGATGGGCGTCATCGGCCGGTTCCCGCTCGGCATCGCCTCCGGCCTCGGGCTCAACGCGCTCGTCGCCTTCACCCTCGCGCCGCAGATGACCTGGCCGCAGGCCATGGGCCTCGTGGTCTGGGAGGGCATCATCATCGCCATCCTCGTGCTCACCGGCTTCCGCACGGCTGTCTTCAAGGCCGTCCCCAAGCCGCTGCGCACGGCGATCTCGGTCGGCATCGGCCTCTTCATCGCCTTCGTCGGCCTCGTCAACGCCGGCGTCGTGCGACCCGGCGCCGGCACCCCCGTCGAGCTGGGCGTCCAGGGCAAGCTCATGGGCTGGCCGATCCTGGTGTTCTTCATCGGCATCCTCGTCCTGATCACCCTGCACGTGCTCAAGGTCAAGGGCGCGATGCTGATCTCGATCATCACCGCGACCGTCGCCGCCATCATCATCGAGGCGATCACGCACGTCGGCGGGCAGACCCCAGACGGCACCAACCCGCTCGGCTGGGCGCTCAACACGCCAGCTCTCGGCTCCTTCTCCTGGCCGGACCTCAGCCTGATCGGCCGGGTCGACCTGTTCGGCGCCTTCTTCGTCGACGGCAAGTTCGCCGTCGGTCACTTCATCGCGCTCGTCGTCCTCGTCTTCTCGCTGCTGCTGGCCGACTTCTTCGACACCATGGGCACCGTCGTCGCGGTCGGCTCCGAGGGCGACCTGCTCGACGCCGACGGCCTTCCGCCGCGCACCACCGAGATCCTGCTCGTCGACTCGCTCGGCGCCGCTGCAGGCGGCCTCGGGTCCGTCTCGTCGACGACCGCCTACGTGGAGTCCACCGCAGGCGTCGGGGAGGGTGCCCGCACCGGCCTCGCCTCGGTCGTCACCGGCGCCGCGTTCCTGCTCGCCGTCCTGCTCGCACCGCTGGTCAACATGGTGCCGTTCGAGGCGGCAAGCCCGGTGCTGGTCTTCGTCGGCTTCCTGATGATGATCTCCCAGGTCGTCGACGTCGACTGGAACAAGCCGGAGATCGGCATCCCGGCGTTCCTGACGATCATCCTGATGCCGTTCGCCTACTCGATCACCGTCGGCATCGGCGCAGGCTTCCTCGCCTACGTCTTCATCCGCCTGATCAAGGGTGAGGGCAGGAAAATCCACGTGCTGATGTACGTGGTCGCCGCGCTGTTCGTCATCTACTTCCTGCAGGGAGTGATCCTCTCCGCCGTCGGCGGCTGA
- a CDS encoding pyruvate carboxylase produces MFHKVMVANRGEIAVRAFRAAYELGLGTVAVFAYEDRNADHRVKALESYLIGEEGHPVRAYLDIDEIIRAAKEAGADAIYPGYGFLSENPDLAAACAANGITFIGPSASVLEMAGNKVAAIEQARKAGVPTLASCPPSTDPEQLKTAASEIGFPVFIKAVAGGGGRGMRRVDDPERFESELGAAMREAEGAFGDPTVFIEQAVAAPRHIEVQILADNEGNTVHLFERDCSIQRRHQKVIEIAPAPHISDELREALTSDAVKFAKAINYTCAGTVEFLVETEGPRAGQHVFIEMNPRIQVEHTVTEEITDVDLVQAQMRIANGETLADIGISQDALQIRGAALQCRITTEDPLNAFRPDTGLITAYRSASGAGIRLDGGTTGTGVEISPHFDSLLVKLTARGRDLDMAIARARRALAEFRVRGVATNIPFLRAVLDDPDFEKGGVTTSFIDERPYLVSARTPADRATKLLRHLAEVTVNKPHGETPTQLDPRTKLPKVDLTTPVPDGPKQLLDALGAEGFARALREQTAVAVTDTTYRDAHQSLLATRVRTRDLLAIAPVQARLLPGMFSVECWGGATYDVALRFLGEDPWERLAKLREAMPNQNLQMLLRGRNTVGYTPYPTQVTEAFVAEAAATGVDIFRIFDALNDVDQMRPAIDAVRTTSSVAEVALCYTSNLLDPKESVYTLDYYLRLAERIVESGAHILAIKDMAGLLRPEAARRLVGALRERFELPVHLHTHDTTGGQIATLMAAIEAGVDAVDVANSAMSSTTSQPPMSALLMALDQTERMPDLDPEAVLNLEPYWEAVRKLYAPFESGLPAPTGRVYSHEIPGGQLSNLRQQAIALGLGEKFEAIEDMYEAADKILGRPTKVTPSSKVVGDLALHLVAVGADPAEFEADPQRFDIPDSVIGFLNGELGEPAGGWPEPFRSRAMEGRRTPVRVTEVAAEDLALLENEGRERQETLNRLLFPGPTRDFEQQREDFGDISVLPTLPYLYGMERGKEYAITLEKGVTLLAGLEAISEPDKRGKRTVMTLLNGQIRPVRVRDLSIKSEVAAAEKADAGNKGHVAAPFSGAVTTTIEEGAQVNAGDPVATIEAMKMEAAINAPISGTVKRVVLTGTTQLEGGDLVLVIE; encoded by the coding sequence ATGTTCCACAAGGTTATGGTTGCCAACAGAGGTGAGATCGCGGTCCGCGCGTTCCGTGCGGCGTATGAGCTCGGCCTCGGCACGGTCGCGGTGTTCGCCTACGAGGATCGCAACGCGGACCATCGCGTCAAGGCGCTCGAGTCGTACCTGATCGGCGAGGAGGGCCACCCGGTCCGCGCGTACCTCGACATCGACGAGATCATCCGCGCGGCCAAGGAGGCGGGCGCGGACGCGATCTACCCCGGCTACGGCTTCCTCTCCGAGAACCCCGACCTTGCGGCAGCGTGCGCGGCCAACGGCATCACCTTCATCGGCCCCTCGGCCTCTGTCCTCGAGATGGCGGGCAACAAGGTCGCCGCGATCGAGCAGGCGCGCAAGGCGGGTGTTCCGACGCTCGCCTCCTGCCCCCCGTCGACCGACCCCGAGCAGCTCAAGACCGCAGCGTCCGAGATCGGGTTCCCCGTCTTCATCAAGGCCGTCGCAGGCGGCGGTGGCCGCGGCATGCGCCGCGTCGACGACCCTGAGCGCTTCGAGTCCGAGCTCGGCGCGGCCATGCGCGAGGCTGAGGGTGCGTTCGGCGACCCGACCGTCTTCATCGAGCAGGCCGTCGCGGCGCCCCGCCACATCGAGGTCCAGATCCTCGCGGACAACGAGGGCAACACCGTCCACCTGTTCGAGCGCGACTGCTCCATCCAGCGCCGCCACCAGAAGGTGATCGAGATCGCCCCGGCTCCGCACATCTCTGATGAGCTGCGCGAGGCCCTCACCTCCGACGCCGTGAAGTTCGCGAAGGCGATCAACTACACCTGCGCGGGCACCGTCGAGTTCCTCGTCGAGACCGAGGGCCCACGGGCGGGTCAGCACGTGTTCATCGAGATGAACCCGCGCATCCAGGTGGAGCACACCGTCACCGAGGAGATCACCGACGTCGACCTCGTCCAGGCCCAGATGCGCATCGCCAACGGCGAGACCCTCGCAGACATCGGCATCAGCCAGGACGCCCTCCAGATCCGTGGCGCCGCGCTGCAGTGCCGGATCACCACCGAGGACCCGCTCAACGCCTTCCGGCCCGACACCGGTCTGATCACTGCCTACCGTTCCGCCTCGGGCGCGGGCATCCGCCTCGACGGTGGCACCACGGGAACCGGTGTCGAGATCAGCCCCCACTTCGACTCGCTGCTCGTGAAGCTCACCGCCCGCGGCCGCGACCTCGACATGGCGATCGCCCGCGCCCGTCGCGCGCTCGCCGAGTTCCGCGTCCGCGGCGTGGCGACCAACATCCCGTTCCTGCGCGCCGTCCTCGACGACCCGGACTTCGAGAAGGGCGGGGTGACCACCTCGTTCATCGACGAGCGGCCCTACCTCGTCTCCGCCCGCACCCCCGCCGACCGCGCGACCAAGCTTCTGCGCCACCTGGCAGAGGTCACCGTCAACAAGCCCCACGGGGAGACCCCGACCCAGCTCGACCCGCGCACCAAGCTGCCGAAGGTCGACCTGACGACCCCCGTCCCCGACGGGCCGAAGCAGCTGCTCGACGCGCTCGGCGCCGAGGGCTTCGCCCGCGCGCTGCGCGAGCAGACGGCGGTGGCCGTCACCGACACCACGTACCGCGACGCCCACCAGTCGCTGCTCGCGACCCGGGTGCGCACCCGCGACCTGCTCGCCATCGCGCCCGTCCAGGCGAGGCTGCTTCCCGGGATGTTCTCGGTGGAGTGCTGGGGCGGGGCGACCTACGACGTGGCGCTGCGCTTCCTCGGCGAGGATCCCTGGGAGCGGCTCGCGAAGCTCCGCGAGGCGATGCCCAACCAGAACCTCCAGATGCTGCTGCGCGGCCGCAACACCGTCGGCTACACCCCGTACCCGACGCAGGTGACCGAGGCGTTCGTCGCCGAGGCGGCCGCCACCGGCGTCGACATCTTCCGGATCTTCGACGCCCTCAACGACGTCGACCAGATGCGTCCCGCCATCGACGCCGTCCGCACCACCTCGTCGGTGGCCGAGGTGGCGCTCTGCTACACCTCGAACCTGCTCGATCCGAAGGAGAGCGTCTACACGCTCGACTACTACCTTCGCCTCGCGGAGAGGATCGTCGAGTCGGGAGCGCACATCCTCGCCATCAAGGACATGGCCGGCCTGCTGCGACCGGAGGCGGCACGCCGTCTCGTCGGCGCCCTGCGCGAACGCTTCGAGCTGCCCGTCCACCTGCACACCCACGACACGACCGGCGGTCAGATCGCGACGCTCATGGCGGCGATCGAGGCGGGCGTGGACGCCGTCGACGTCGCCAACTCGGCGATGAGCTCGACCACCTCGCAGCCGCCCATGTCGGCGCTCCTGATGGCGCTCGACCAGACCGAGCGGATGCCCGACCTCGATCCCGAGGCCGTGCTGAACCTCGAGCCCTACTGGGAGGCGGTGCGCAAGCTGTACGCCCCCTTCGAGTCGGGCCTCCCCGCACCGACGGGGCGCGTCTACTCGCACGAGATCCCGGGCGGCCAGCTCTCGAACCTGCGCCAGCAGGCCATCGCGCTCGGCCTCGGAGAGAAGTTCGAGGCCATCGAGGACATGTACGAGGCCGCAGACAAGATCCTTGGCCGCCCGACGAAGGTCACCCCCTCGTCGAAGGTGGTCGGCGATCTCGCCCTCCACCTCGTCGCCGTAGGTGCCGACCCGGCCGAGTTCGAAGCCGACCCGCAGCGCTTCGACATCCCCGACTCGGTGATCGGCTTCCTCAACGGCGAGCTCGGCGAGCCAGCCGGAGGCTGGCCTGAGCCGTTCCGCAGCAGGGCCATGGAGGGTCGTCGCACCCCGGTGCGCGTCACCGAGGTGGCCGCCGAGGACCTCGCCCTCCTGGAGAACGAGGGACGTGAACGCCAGGAGACCCTCAACCGGCTCCTGTTCCCCGGCCCGACCCGCGACTTCGAGCAGCAGCGTGAGGACTTCGGCGACATCTCCGTGCTGCCGACCCTTCCCTACCTGTACGGCATGGAGCGTGGCAAGGAGTACGCCATCACGCTGGAGAAGGGCGTCACCCTGCTCGCGGGCCTTGAGGCGATCTCGGAGCCGGACAAGCGCGGCAAGCGCACCGTCATGACCCTGCTCAACGGGCAGATCCGCCCGGTCCGGGTGCGCGACCTGTCGATCAAGTCCGAGGTCGCCGCGGCGGAAAAGGCCGATGCCGGGAACAAGGGCCACGTCGCCGCACCGTTCTCCGGTGCCGTCACCACGACGATTGAGGAGGGGGCACAGGTCAACGCGGGCGACCCGGTCGCCACGATCGAGGCCATGAAGATGGAGGCCGCGATCAACGCGCCGATCTCCGGAACGGTCAAGCGGGTCGTCCTGACCGGCACCACGCAGCTGGAAGGCGGCGACCTCGTCCTTGTGATCGAGTGA
- a CDS encoding DUF7691 family protein → MNRLVIFAIDIDDVRDIFGADPALAERLRCVVAAHFSGPTPSKRSWFKPMLRRDPDTEVRTDRPLRGDVDALLSGGYIAPDRAQACWQVFTVWLEELSSAHQEVPYDPALFERIEWDLARSGLNSDYSLRRLADRQLGTPLRPLPDQVAGYAKSVHVAETAEALELAMQSTEMTAETRDFIEAILGVLGVSVANGLDVVVIGSVN, encoded by the coding sequence ATGAACCGGCTGGTCATCTTCGCCATCGACATCGATGACGTGCGTGACATCTTCGGGGCCGATCCGGCCCTCGCGGAGCGGCTGCGTTGCGTCGTCGCGGCCCACTTCTCGGGGCCGACGCCCTCGAAGCGTTCCTGGTTCAAACCGATGCTGCGCCGCGACCCGGACACGGAGGTCCGCACCGACCGCCCGCTGCGCGGCGACGTCGACGCGCTGCTGAGCGGCGGTTACATCGCCCCCGACCGCGCGCAGGCCTGCTGGCAGGTGTTCACCGTGTGGCTCGAAGAGCTCTCCTCCGCCCACCAGGAGGTGCCCTACGATCCAGCGCTCTTCGAGCGGATCGAGTGGGATCTCGCCCGCAGCGGCCTCAACAGCGACTACTCCCTGCGCAGGCTGGCCGACCGCCAGCTCGGCACACCGCTGCGCCCGCTTCCGGACCAGGTGGCGGGCTATGCGAAGTCGGTCCATGTGGCCGAGACCGCCGAGGCGTTGGAGCTCGCCATGCAGAGCACCGAGATGACCGCCGAGACCCGCGACTTCATCGAAGCGATCCTCGGGGTGCTCGGCGTGTCCGTCGCCAACGGACTCGACGTCGTCGTGATCGGCTCCGTGAACTGA